DNA from Alnus glutinosa chromosome 2, dhAlnGlut1.1, whole genome shotgun sequence:
tGAGTTGGTGACACACTTCATTCACTCTCATGTATCATATTACAAAGTATAATCTTCTcttattaaaatcaaaataattgagGAAATAAATACGCAAAAGAGTAACgctaaaaactatatttttatctcacaattattcTACAATGTTAATGTGGGACAGTCACATCAATATTGTGAGATAGGTGTTGGATAAAAATGcagtttctaacattactctacgcaaaaagggagagagagtaAACCAAAGTACAAAAAGGCCTTCAACATCCCCAAAATTTGGGAAGCATCTCCAACTTTGCTACTTAATCTCTCTTTACcaattattctctctctctctctctctctctctctctctcacgcacaCAAAAAAGCTTCCACTGATAACAAAAATTTTTCCTCAAGCTTGCAAATTTCATAATCtcataaataaaaatcttgCTTTACCCAACAAAAATACACTAATAATGcttataaaaaattcatttaatgCTACTTATAGAAACAAATACATAAATTCTTTACTACAGCATTTGCAATAATGAAAATGATACAAACCTCCAGAGGATTTGTCAAATTACTCAAGAAAAAAGCTGAAATTCGAACTATACAACTGATACTTGACACAAGGATTTattttctcagttttttttcttcgaCATTTTGCAATAACTACAAAATTGTATGACGCCTTcccagaagaaaaagaaaaattgtctaAAGTCAGATGAACTTTTGACGAATATTTCAGGTTATGACCCAAAATTGGGGCAGACAATAGGTTGAAAACATGTAATGTAAGGACTCTAATTTCTTGGGTCAGCACACCACCACATAAGCTTCAGACCTCCCTAGACCAGAATGGAAGGTTTATGCAAGACTACATgaaatataaaatgataaaggggaagaaaatgagaaaaaaaccGAAGCAATTATGCAGATCTGTAAAGATTAATAGCTTAATGACTCTAATCTGTCTTTTTTCAATGCTTCTATGGTAAAAAGAACTTCCGAATTTCTGTTGTTTTGAGGTATTAATTCATATAAAGAGTTCCTAATACCACCCTGCCCTATGGACATGGAAATAAATCTCTATTCCGTGTCCCTTGCAGGAACTTGAAGTTATTATCGAAACAGATGCTCCAACATTCCGAGTAGTTAGGATATCAAATTCTTAATTGCCTCCACTTCTTCAAAcatgaaatgaaaaaatgaaacaaaataaaatcacaggATAATACAAACATCCTGTCCAGAATGATCTGATCCTAGGTGGAGTAATTTATTCCTATGTGGCTCCACATAATGCTTTCATTGGAGGTGGAAAAATATTGAATTCAGTGTTAATCGCTAACGAATGTTTGGATAGTCGAATTAGATCTGGGGAATCGGTGTGTTGTcaaattaaatttagagaacGCGTATGATCCTATAAATTGGGAGTTCTTGCACTATTTGTTGAAGAGATGTAGATTTTGGGAGAAGTTGAGGgattggatagcgcattgtatatCTGCGGTGCAGTTTTCCATTCTTGTGAATGGTCAACtgtctggatttttttttttagctcttGTGGTTTGAGACAAAGGGATCCGTTATCATTGCTATTGTtcgtggtggttatggaggcattgAATAGGATGATGACTGCTACAGTGGATATGGGACTTTTGTAAGGATTTTAAGTGGGGCAAGGAATAATAAAGAGTTGTTAGTGTCTCATTTACCATTTGTTGATGATACTTCGATTTTCTATAAGGTAAATTCTGAACAACTTTGACATTTGCGGgtgtattttcttatgttttgaattagtttcGAGATTGATGATCAATTTAggcaaaatcagaaattgttcctctAGGCGAAGTGGGAGATGTAGAAGAATTGGAGAGTATTCTTGCTTATAGAGTATCTCTATTGCCAACGAAGTATATGGGTTTGCCATTAGGTGCTTCTTATAAGGCTATATCTATATGGAatgacattatttaaaaaatggaaCGTCAGTTGGCTAGATGGAAAAAACTTTATTATCTAAGGGTGGTAAATTGACTCTGATCAAGAGTACGTTATCCAATTTACCTATGTATTATTTgcctcttttccctattccaatGAGAGTGGCTAATAGGCTTGAGAGACTTTAGAGGGGTTTTTTATGGGGTGGTATTGgagatgaaataaaatttcatttagcgAATTGGGCAAGGCTTTGTATGGATAAAATCAGGTGGGTTGAGAGTTAAAAATCTAATTCATTTCAATCGAGCCCTATTGGGAAAATTGTTGTGGCGTTATGCTACGAATAGAGAGGCACTATGGAGATTGGTGATAGAGACTAAATATGATAGCATAAGGGTAGGTTGGTGCTTTAACGAGCTAACAGGGCCATTTGGAGTGGGGGTATGGGATTTATAAGAAGGGGGtggaaaacaattttaaaatttgttagatttaaggtgggtgatgggtcaaGAGTCAtatttggcatgatgtgtggtgtgagGATAGTCCATTGAAGATATCTTCTCTGGACTTGTTCAATATTGCACAGAGAAAGGAGGTGTGGGTGGTGGATAATCTGCAGTTTCAAAAAGGGAATATTCACTACAATGTAACTTTTACTAGACCAGTttaggattgggaggtggaggtggaggtggtatAATCTTTCTTTGAGAGGTTGTATTCTTTCAAACTAATACAAGGAGATGAGGATAGAATATAATGGAGTCCTTCCCTAAGGAGCAAGTTTGAAGTGAAGTTGTTTTATCAAGTGTTAACTAGTCCGAATGGATCATTTTTTCCTTCgaagagtatttggagagtCAAGGCTCCCTCTAAGGTAGcttttttgtgtggacaacgGCCATAAGGAAAATATTGATGCTAGAtaatttgagaaagaagaatGTTGTGATTGCTGagtggtgttgcatgtgcaagaagagtggggagtccatTGATCACTTACTAATTCATTGTGCAGTAGCAATAGATTTATGGAGTTCCATTCTTTGTCTGTTCGGTGTagattgggttatgcctagatggGTGATCGATTTGTTGGTGAGTTGGAGAGGACATGCAGGGGCAAGGTGCAATTATGGAAGTATAGAGgttggctccattgtgtttaatCCAGTGCCTGTGGAGAGAGCGGAATACTTGGagctttgaagatgtagagactttGGTGTTAAAATTGCGGAAGATCATGTTCATCACTTTCTATACCTTGATATCAGCACATCATAGTTTGCTTGTTTCTAGTTTTGCAAATTTTATGAacttttgttcatctttttcttcagatttggggttctcttgtatactttacttcttgtgtattagggttgtgcccctttgcacttatttaatgatattgaaattacttatcaaaaaaagttgTTAGCCATTAGCAAtgcttttattatataattttttgaaaagccAACAAAGCTTCTATATGATACTATCTCTAATCTTTCCCAGAAGCCTCATTGACTCCTTGACCATCAAGATAACCTGGACAGCCAGGTAACCTATTACCTATGCATTAGACACCAGGCCATCATGGCTCCTGCCAGCACTGCTTTATAATTCTTTGCAAGCCAACCATCATTGTAACTTATGTTAACTGGGTCAACCTTCACGCGGCTTCCCAACCAGTAACCACCACCACCTTGGGCATCTCAACTATGCTCAACTGGCCAAATAGCATCACATGGATGTGTGCgtgacctttttctttttcgagaAAAGTAATGAAgggaaattaaaagaaaacgaAAGGGGGTGCAACCCATATAAACAGGGGGAGAAACATGTATATTGGAAACATTCAGGGACTCCAGATTAATACAAACTAATGCAAGTAAACACAGGAATCTAATACAAACAAACTACTCATCGAAATTGAAGAAATTACCTGTATGTATGGATAGGTATTGGCAGCTGCACTGTCACCAATAAGCATGGAATCGCATTGAGAGGAATTTCGAGCATTCTCTGCCTTAGACTGAACCTGAACAAGACCCCTATAGCAGTTTCTTGAATTCCCGGATGAGATACCTTTAGAAATAATCCTGCTTCTAGTATTCTTCCCTTTGTGTATCATTTTTGTCCCCGTGTCTGCCTGCTGATAATTATTCGTCAAAGCTACCGAATAGAACTCACCCACAGTATCATCTCCCTCCAAAACAACACTCGGATACTTCCAAGTAATGGCAGACCCCGTCTCCACTTGGGTCCAAGATACCTTTGAGCGAGCCCCAGCACAAAGGCCCCGCTTTGTAACAAAATTATAAACTCCTCCCTTCCCTTCCTCATCCCCAGCATACCAATTCTGCACTGTGGAGTACTTAATCTCCGCACCCTCAGCACAATACAACTCCACCACAGCAGCATGAAGCTGGTTTCTATCATATGAAGGCGCCGTACACCCCTCCAAATACTCCACAAAACTCCTCTCATCCGCAACTATTAATGTCCTCTCAAACTGCCCGGTTTCTAATGCATTTATCCGAAAATAAGTTGAAATTTGCATTGGACACTTTGTGTCTTTCGGAATATAACAAAATGAACCATCACTAAACACCGCTGAATTCAACGCCGCATAGTAATTATCCTCACTAGGCACTACTCTCCCTAAATACTTCCTAACCAAATCCGGGTACTCCCTAATCGCCTCAGATATTGAGCAAAATATCACACCAGCCTTCTCTAACGTCTTCCTGTGCGTCGTGGCAATCGACACGCTATCGAGAACAGCATCAACCGCAACATTAGCCAATCGATTCCGCTCATTCAAAGGGATACCAAGTTTATCAAAGTACCTAACGAGTTCCGGGTCGGCCTCGTCGAGGCTATTCAAAGTGGGTTTCTTCTTGGGCGCAGAGTAATAACACATATCTTGGAAATCAACAGGTGGGTATCGGTTATCGGACCACTTGGGCTCTTTCATTTTCAAGAATTTCTCAAAGGCAT
Protein-coding regions in this window:
- the LOC133859786 gene encoding UPF0051 protein ABCI8, chloroplastic translates to MASLLANGTVSSLSPKSTYESPKLPKGFNPKLQNPKFPNPKTPTSRLFKVRVDVGYSGPSSSSSPGKSSISTTTTTTSASEKIQEILRNVEYDKKYGFNIDIDSFSIPKGLSKETIRLISSLKEEPDWMLQFRLNAFEKFLKMKEPKWSDNRYPPVDFQDMCYYSAPKKKPTLNSLDEADPELVRYFDKLGIPLNERNRLANVAVDAVLDSVSIATTHRKTLEKAGVIFCSISEAIREYPDLVRKYLGRVVPSEDNYYAALNSAVFSDGSFCYIPKDTKCPMQISTYFRINALETGQFERTLIVADERSFVEYLEGCTAPSYDRNQLHAAVVELYCAEGAEIKYSTVQNWYAGDEEGKGGVYNFVTKRGLCAGARSKVSWTQVETGSAITWKYPSVVLEGDDTVGEFYSVALTNNYQQADTGTKMIHKGKNTRSRIISKGISSGNSRNCYRGLVQVQSKAENARNSSQCDSMLIGDSAAANTYPYIQVKNPTARIEHEASTSKIGEDQLFYFQQRGIEYEKAMAAMISGFCRDVFNELPDEFGSEVNQLMSLKLEGSVG